A genomic stretch from Cumulibacter manganitolerans includes:
- a CDS encoding MOSC domain-containing protein yields the protein MTVTVSRLFCYPLKSGRRVELDAAQIVADGIAGDREYMVVDGDGVLVSQREAPALALLEPAEVIAACEATGDLRPVRVFGWQGLGEDQGETVARIVGARLERDVRVVRFPRNHRRATGVGGGQTMYADGYPLLVASSASLAELNRWLDEPVPMERFRPSIVLDGLDAPFVEDDIASITIGAVSIDLVKLSGRCLMTTIDQDTARKGREPLQTLGRRRVLPQLGGGREIMFAVNAIPRTAGTISVGDEVQVTMHDLPYEQRVAGG from the coding sequence ATGACCGTCACCGTCTCCCGCCTGTTCTGCTACCCGCTGAAGTCCGGACGGCGGGTCGAGCTCGACGCGGCTCAGATCGTCGCCGACGGCATCGCCGGCGACCGCGAGTACATGGTGGTGGACGGCGACGGAGTGCTGGTCTCGCAGCGTGAGGCGCCCGCGCTGGCGCTGCTGGAGCCGGCGGAGGTCATCGCCGCGTGCGAGGCCACCGGCGACCTCCGTCCGGTCCGCGTGTTCGGCTGGCAGGGCCTCGGTGAGGACCAGGGGGAGACGGTCGCGCGGATCGTGGGTGCACGCCTCGAGCGCGACGTCCGCGTCGTGCGGTTCCCGCGCAACCACCGACGGGCGACCGGGGTCGGCGGCGGGCAGACGATGTACGCCGACGGCTACCCGCTGCTGGTCGCGTCGTCGGCCTCCCTGGCCGAGCTGAACAGGTGGCTCGACGAGCCGGTCCCGATGGAGCGGTTCCGCCCGTCGATCGTGCTGGACGGGCTGGACGCGCCGTTCGTCGAGGACGACATCGCCTCCATCACCATCGGTGCGGTCAGCATCGACCTGGTCAAGCTCTCCGGCCGGTGCCTGATGACCACGATCGACCAGGACACGGCGCGCAAGGGCCGCGAGCCGCTGCAGACGCTCGGCCGGCGGCGGGTGCTGCCGCAGCTCGGCGGCGGCCGCGAGATCATGTTCGCCGTGAACGCGATCCCCCGCACCGCCGGCACGATCAGCGTCGGGGACGAGGTACAGGTGACCATGCACGACCTGCCGTACGAGCAGCGCGTCGCGGGCGGCTGA